A window of Pseudodesulfovibrio hydrargyri contains these coding sequences:
- a CDS encoding flagellar hook protein FlgE, whose protein sequence is MGLGASLYSGITGLTVHSERMTVIGNNLANVNTTGFKGAMMQFEDLASADFATVNGVGQVGRGVRVSTIYSDWGQGAFESSTEATDMAISGDGLFVVSPLGEDMKYYSRAGNFRFDNDGYLVDPHGYVLQGWEIERTTTTVTTTTSTTTNENRSARIIGTPTNIRMENFQSEPNATTNVSIVTNLDPTAADGSTSSANPYFAMFNNWDGTAETPLASTLYGYSTTLKVYDEIGTAHNLTVYFDKVTMSNAGGDTVWEYMVTCEPSADRRMLSGANGLMTSIGESRTSAAGVLMIGTLTFTTGQLSGMSAYTLKSNGGANIKDLNNWDLADFSTSGFPVCTANFLGKSNASTAEATNATPLQIDFGISNKELSSNGSGATTIGWGGGLGTLPTTAAMVGNNISNTGYLANFKDPAVSALATQSFDTGGSSTLYQSQNGYSAGILQNISVSREGVISGHYSNGQVLELFAVTLATFTNQHGLRREGGNLFTETLESGPALTGQAGSSGKGTIDGNALEMSNVDMATEFVRMITTQRGFQANTKVITTVDSLLGEVISMKR, encoded by the coding sequence ATGGGTTTAGGAGCATCACTGTATTCGGGTATCACCGGCCTTACGGTACACTCGGAACGCATGACGGTCATCGGCAACAACCTGGCCAACGTGAACACCACGGGGTTCAAGGGCGCCATGATGCAGTTCGAGGACCTCGCCAGCGCCGACTTCGCCACGGTCAACGGCGTGGGCCAGGTGGGACGGGGCGTGCGCGTGTCCACCATCTACTCGGACTGGGGCCAGGGCGCCTTCGAGTCGTCCACCGAGGCCACGGACATGGCCATCTCCGGCGACGGGCTCTTCGTGGTCTCCCCGTTGGGCGAGGACATGAAATACTACAGCAGGGCGGGCAACTTCCGCTTCGACAACGACGGCTACCTGGTGGACCCGCACGGCTACGTTCTCCAGGGATGGGAGATCGAGCGCACCACCACCACGGTGACCACGACCACCTCGACCACCACGAATGAAAACAGGTCCGCGCGGATCATCGGCACGCCGACCAACATCCGCATGGAGAACTTCCAGTCCGAGCCCAACGCGACCACCAACGTGTCCATCGTCACCAACCTGGACCCCACGGCCGCGGACGGCTCCACCAGCTCGGCCAATCCCTATTTCGCGATGTTCAACAACTGGGACGGCACGGCCGAGACGCCGCTGGCCTCCACCCTGTATGGCTATTCGACCACGCTCAAGGTCTATGACGAGATCGGCACGGCCCACAACCTGACCGTGTACTTCGACAAGGTGACCATGAGCAACGCGGGCGGCGACACGGTCTGGGAATACATGGTCACCTGCGAGCCGTCGGCCGACCGGCGCATGCTCTCCGGGGCCAACGGCTTGATGACCTCCATCGGCGAGAGCCGGACCTCGGCCGCGGGCGTGCTCATGATCGGCACCCTGACCTTCACCACCGGCCAGCTCTCGGGCATGAGCGCCTACACGCTGAAGTCCAACGGCGGCGCCAACATCAAGGACCTGAACAACTGGGACCTGGCGGACTTCTCCACCAGCGGCTTCCCGGTATGCACCGCCAACTTCCTGGGCAAGTCCAACGCCAGCACGGCCGAGGCGACCAACGCCACGCCCCTCCAGATCGATTTCGGCATCTCCAACAAGGAGCTGTCGAGCAACGGGAGCGGCGCCACCACCATCGGCTGGGGGGGCGGCCTGGGCACCTTGCCCACCACCGCGGCCATGGTCGGCAACAACATCAGCAACACCGGATACCTGGCCAACTTCAAGGACCCGGCGGTCTCGGCCCTGGCCACCCAGAGCTTCGACACCGGCGGCTCGTCCACCCTGTACCAGAGCCAGAACGGCTACTCCGCGGGCATCCTGCAGAACATCTCGGTTTCCCGCGAGGGTGTCATATCCGGCCACTATTCGAACGGGCAGGTGCTCGAGCTCTTCGCCGTGACCCTGGCCACCTTCACCAACCAGCACGGGCTGCGCCGCGAGGGCGGCAACCTGTTCACCGAAACCCTTGAATCCGGCCCGGCCCTGACCGGCCAGGCGGGGAGCTCGGGCAAGGGCACCATCGACGGCAACGCGCTCGAGATGTCCAACGTGGACATGGCCACCGAGTTCGTGCGCATGATCACCACACAGCGCGGCTTCCAGGCCAACACCAAGGTGATCACCACCGTGGATTCGCTGCTTGGCGAAGTCATCTCGATGAAGCGGTAA
- a CDS encoding flagellin N-terminal helical domain-containing protein: MSLVINHNLMAMNAQRNLSDHYGRLGVSTRRLSSGLRVGTAADDAAGLAIRELMRSEISSLHQGIRNASDAISLIQTADGALQVVDEKLIRLKELAMQASTGTYNSDQRMIIDSEYQAMCSEITRIAHATDFNGIYLLNGNLSGDPGVDHDGTGLQATGPLKIHFGTGNDSAEDYYYVAIQGSTASSFGLGHLAALKSSGATWEAQNAGKSISTQALAQSAMEAINQAIISKDKIRANLGSMQNRLENTITNLEIQAENLQAAESRISDVDVAQEMTEFVRNQILTQSAVAMLAQANSLPRMAMQLIGG; this comes from the coding sequence ATGTCTTTAGTCATTAACCACAACCTCATGGCCATGAACGCCCAGAGGAACCTGTCCGACCATTACGGCCGGCTCGGCGTCTCCACCCGGCGTCTGTCTTCCGGCCTGCGTGTCGGCACCGCTGCGGACGACGCGGCCGGCCTGGCGATTCGCGAGCTCATGCGTTCGGAAATCAGCTCCCTGCACCAGGGCATCCGCAACGCGTCCGACGCGATCTCGCTGATCCAGACCGCGGACGGCGCGCTGCAGGTGGTCGACGAAAAGCTCATTCGTCTGAAGGAGCTGGCCATGCAGGCGTCCACGGGTACCTACAACTCCGACCAGCGGATGATCATCGACTCCGAATACCAGGCAATGTGCTCGGAGATCACCCGTATCGCCCACGCGACGGACTTCAACGGAATTTACCTGCTCAACGGCAACCTGTCCGGCGACCCCGGTGTCGACCACGACGGTACGGGCCTCCAGGCCACCGGCCCGCTGAAGATCCACTTCGGCACCGGCAACGACTCGGCCGAGGACTACTACTACGTGGCCATCCAGGGTTCCACCGCGTCCTCTTTCGGACTCGGGCACCTGGCCGCTCTGAAGAGTTCCGGCGCCACCTGGGAAGCCCAGAACGCGGGCAAGTCGATCTCCACCCAGGCCCTGGCCCAGTCGGCCATGGAGGCGATCAACCAGGCGATCATCTCCAAGGACAAGATCCGCGCCAACCTCGGTTCCATGCAGAACCGGCTGGAGAACACCATCACCAACCTGGAAATCCAGGCCGAGAACCTGCAGGCCGCAGAGTCCCGCATTTCCGACGTCGACGTGGCGCAGGAAATGACCGAGTTCGTGCGCAACCAGATTCTCACCCAGTCCGCTGTCGCCATGCTGGCGCAGGCCAACTCCCTGCCGAGGATGGCCATGCAGCTCATCGGCGGCTAG